CATGAGTCAAAACATTTCTAATTTCTCCGCAACCACAAAAtgttagcgcacacatgcatTGACTAgaattgtcattaatcatccaaaacccaCTTTAgaggctagatgcactttcaaaaaTGACTAGCGGAGCTCAAGGCCATGAGCCACAAGAGGGTCATTGCAGTGGTTGGCGAAGCTTGATGGTTGATACTAGGTTGAGAGAGTGAGCGTTGGAGCTTGAGGGTGTGTGTAGTTGATAGAGTAGCACACAATGGCAGGTCTATCTAAATTAAACCAAGTTGAACTAGCTTGAGGCATGTTGAAAATGGAGAAAAGATATAAGTGAAATAAGTAAAtgagtaaaagaaaaaaagatagggGCAAATATGTCATCCACATGCGTGGCTTGGCATAAGAGTATTGCACATTCAACACtatagtaatttagcaaaggTGACACAATTTGCAGCGAAAAGGATAATGCCACTCAACTATATAGTACAAGAACAACTTTTGCTAAACaaccattttgttttttttaagagcaAGTTGTGCCAATGTGCAACCTTTTGATTCTCCCCCCATAAGCTTAATGCTCGTGGACTATAATCAATTTGGCATTAAGCCTTTTTGTAGACCATGTTGTGGAACAATGCTCTTCTCTATATTATGTAGTGATTACAGACAATATTGGAAGCATGTAAATAATTGCAATGGTACTATAACATTTTTTCCATTGATATATGGGTACATAAAACACTATGGTttcataaatacaataaacatATCTTTAACTTGCCCATTGCCACCACCATGGCACTTAACCTCACTATTGTCCTAGCTAATAGCAACTTTTGTATCCTAATATCATTGTGTTCTTTTCCTACACATTGACGTTTTGGATTTTTGGCTTTAGCAAAATAGATATTAtgtcctgtttttttttgttgccatTTTGAACTTTCAAGCATACCCTATTTTTGCAATACCAAGATGCAACAAACAAAGGAAACTTAATACATTCCTATCTTTACTAATATGTCAGCATTTGTAGAGGGTTAAATAAATCCCAACACGATCAAAGGTTGATTTGGACATTAAATTAAACAAGCCCTTagattcaaaaaaattcacatCAAGTTATTGCGGAATTTAATTACAGATCATAATACCATTATAGCCTTGCAAGCATCTAATATATTACATTCtatactttataaaaaaaattaatgtagAGGACTGCTTAGCAAGATTCTAGGAAAAAATGGAATGGCTAACCTTCATTCAACCGAAGATTCCCCCAACATCTTGTAGATTTTTGACCCTTTTGTCTCTCCCCGCTTTGGCAAACTCGTTGCTCTAGCAATGACCCTAACTAGTGAAGTATCAAGGTTGGGAAGGGAGGGGATGCATTGGGGGAGAGAAAAGTGAGAGTATTCCTTGGATATAGAGGTATTGGCGGTAGCCTAGCGCCGACGAAGCGGTGGCGAGGCTATTGGAGCCATAGGGGCATAGGAGGGCATGGGAAGTTCATCTAACCACTAAGTGGTTGGATGGTCAAGGGGTTGGCGCATCCGGGGGTGGGGATCCACTGGAGATGGGAAGATTGTGAGCTGATGTTCGGCTTAAGGAGGAGAGGTGTGAGGTAGGTTTGGTGGGTCTCGATGGCACCATTGATGACTTCTAGTGGTAGGGCAGCGCACACGCTAGTGCGATGGCCATGGGAGAGGTAGGGTCAAGCTCGAGAAAGTCTAGcgtggaggtggcggcggcagagggaagaagaagaggaggaggcaagggttagggtttggatgtttatattaatcttaaaatgaTCCAACGGCCCAAAAACCAcaacatatgaatatatggaGTTCAGTGTCTAGTGTGAGAAAATTACCATTATGTCATCATTAACACAAATTTCTCAAATATACCATAGTACATTTTGGCTTAGCTAAATTACTACTCTCAAATAGGGGTGAAAACGGTTCGGAATTTTTCCAGAATCTGGACCGGTTTTCGGATACGGAACTAATCGGTTGGAATTTTTTCGGAAATTTTCGGAAACGGTATCGgaattggaattttttttcggAAATGGAAACATATACGATAAGCGTACTATCCGCCGGAATGCGAAATCGGTCTGAAAAATTCTGGAAAAATTTTCGGAATTCCTAAAGTTTATATGACTTAATTTTTTGCCCAGCCCAAATGACCCAGGCAGTCCAAAGAGGGGTGGTTGGCCGGCTGGCTAGGCTAACCCAagtcgccaccaccaccactcgcACACAGATAGGCAGTCGGGCAGGGAGTGACacaccggcgggcggcggctcATCGCACCGGAGCAGCTGAGCGTGCAGGCGGAGGGGGCTGCCCGCGGTGCCGCCCTGCGTCGCTGGCGTCGACGCTTTCTTCCAGCGGCGCCGGCTCGCCGTCCGTATCTAGCCCCACCATCCCTTCCCATCCTCGTCGCCCTCTGTCAGGCCCAGCACCGGCGAGATCTTGCTCCACCCGTCGGCTGCCTCCAGCTCCCTCCAGCCGCCTCGTGGCCGACGGCCCCCACCCGCCAGCCGTCGACTTCACCGTCGTCGACCCCACCTGGCCTCAGTGCTGCCTCCAGCCCTCAGTGCCGCCTCCAGACGGCCTCGGACCTCGCCGGACGTTTCGATGCACGCCACCTCCCTCCACCTCCAACACTGGCCACTACCCTCTGCTCAATTTTATTCTACCGTATAATATGAGTTATGAATGTTTCTTCTTGTGACATGGTGTTTTAGAATTTATGATATGTTGTTCTCTTAGTTACTTTGAGAAGTTGATATGTTGTTTTAGAAAAGATTTACATACACATTTTGAGGTATTTCTATATTCCGGTAAATTTTCGATACCGTATTCGTTCCGCTCTGTATTTGATCCGTTATCGTTTCTGATATTACCCGATTCCGTTTTCGTATCCGTGGTTTCTGTTTCTGGTTCCGATtccgaaaaaaatatggaaacggAAATGGTAGAGGTTGTTTTTGTTCGTTTCcgatccgttttcatccctactctCAAATAGAGATAGTATGCTGAAATGCCATTTGTCATCTCAACACATTGAAATACCCTCATATTCTCTTTCAACTCCGATAGCCTCGAACACCATCACATGTGGTCAAGGGAGAGGATGTCCTCACCTCGCCGAGATGGTGGACATCTCATCCAAACCAACTCGCCGTTGGCACCTCAACATCTCTATGCATATCAACTCTTCTATCTCTCATGTTCTCTTGTCTTGTTGCTTGCTTACCTATGCTCTAGCCATACCACTAGCAATATCCTAAGTTGCCCCTTTTGGATTGATACGATTTTAGGCACCAAAGACACATTATTTATGAATCACTGGAAAGGGGCATGAACGAAAGATTACGATAAATGATAGAGTTGCGACAATGATGGCTTGGGGGTAGGAGGTGCATATGAGATTTGGATGTGGGGGCAACAATGGCTTTGGGTAGGAGGTGCATATGCGAGTGTCTCCAGCATGTTAGAGGAAGGGAGAAGATGAGTCAAGGATATTTTTGTCCAAGATGGTGTTATAGTGCATAGATCaattcttagcaatttaatcttttgtttttttccaaacGAATAGGCCGTCGACTTACGCTTGTCTCCTTTAGGAAACAATCGAAAGaattggtattttttttgtttacctTTTTTGTGTTGATCATTCCAGCCAGCTGGCATTTGTATCTCGGACGGTCGTCTCGTCTCACTCCACTCGGCAACTTCGAATCCTCCGCCCGTCGTCGTCTCCAAAACCCCCTCAACCCCCTCACGCCCACACCACCCCAACCTCCTCGACctctccgccaccgcctccgccactCGACTCGCCTCAATACGCCTAAGCACCCGCCGCCCTGTGCGCTGCCCCCCGACGCGActcctccccccgccgccATGTACTCCACGGCCATCTCGctctccgccgcggccgccgccgctgtcgccggcggcggcgccacccgGCCGGGCGCGATCCGGCCGGCGGAGCTCCGGTTCTGCGGCCTCCGCCGCGAGGCCCTCGGGATCCGGTCGCTGCGGGCCCCGCCGCAAGCGGCCGCCAggcggaaggcggcggcggcggctactgGGAATGGCGCGGCCGGGAGCGGCGGGTTCGACTACGACCTCGTGATCATCGGCGCAGGCGTCGGCGGGCACGGCGCCGCTCTTCACGCCGTCGAGAAGGTATAGCTTGGCTGAGCAGGGCTTCCCGGATTTGTTCGGGCCTCGGGGGTGTGCGGCGCGTGCTTATGGTGGATGCGTCGTGCTCGTGCCGTCATAGTATAGTGGTCACGATCTTTCCGATCAAATATGAACTGAGGAGTGTTGGTGCTGAAGCTCGAGATTTGTCTGTATGTAGTAGGACGAGAAATGGTAGAATcgtaggattttttttgtttgcatccTTCTAAGAAACCAGGTGATTAGTTTGGATAAGGTAGAAGCTGCAGGTCTGCTATGGCTGGAATTTGACAAGACATATCCTTTTCCCCTGGAGATACTATAAGTAGGTTGTCCTAAGAAACTATTTCCTGTTGCGGTAGTTAATAACAATGCTGTAGTGATCGATGTTCAGTGGTGTGGCATGAATTcccctaaaaatatgaaatgtgGTTAACAATTTGCGTTTTACGCATCTAGGTGTAGCATGTCAAGTGGATTAATTCATTAATGTCCTAACATAGTCGCCATGAGATGTCCTAAGTTAAGGAATCCCTCTTGTTTCCATGTTGAAGGTCTTAAATATAATGTTGATTGGCTACATCTGCCTAATGTAGGTGGTAAAATTTCATGATTTTCTGCTAGTTCCATACTAGAAATTATAGCATtattggggctagtggtgttTTGAATTCTTTTGATATTGGCTGCTAACAAGGTGGCAAAGATTGATTATGTTTTTATGGATTCTAAATTGGCATATCTTTATTATTACTCGGCAGTTCTTATTTCCCTTGAAGATAAGTAAGCTCCATTCGgtatttcattgtttatttacatTTTCAGTTATTCAGCCTAGCCATGTGGAATGATAACATTGGTTCTTACATTTAGAATTATGCTGTTATCTTGCCACCAGAGTCGGGCATtccatttttatatttcagtAATTTTGTGCTTCTTTGCTAGTATCAATTGCTGGAGTCTAGTCTGTAGTATTCCAATAAAATGCTACAGTTACCTTTGATGCCAGTGGACATCTTTCACCCTACCAATTGCTTGCTTGATTTTTGTGAGCTATTCTTTGAATGAATTGATGACATATCCATGAAATGGAGAAAATTCACATATTTTGGATATTGAGCTTTTTCTAGACTGCCAGCAATTGAAGTATGAAGATTTCAGGAAGGATTGTTAATGAAAATGAGAAAATGGACTCATGCAGGGTCTGAAAACTGCCATAATTGAGGGGGATGTTGTAGGTGGAACTTGTGTGAACAGAGGTTGTGTTCCGTCAAAGGCACTTCTCGCTGTCAGCGGTCGGATGAGGGAACTTCAAGATGAACACCACATGAAGTCATTGGGCCTACAGGTGATATATTAACCATATTATTTCTGTGTATGAGTTGATGTACTAAAAATCGCAGAAATACACAAAATTTCAATGCATAGTCATATTAACCATGCTGTCTTTGTTTAACTGAGGCTAACCTATTTGACCCACCAACGACCAATCAAACAAGTAAGAAAGATTGTATCATAAATGAACGAGGAACCGGCACTAATGGTTCAGCCTGTTATCATGGCAATTTAGtttaatatttagaaatatagtATTGAGCTCATCTAACTCTATGCAAGTAACTTTATTTCTCTTGGCTCTTTGATAGTCAAGACGCCATCCTTCATGGGCCATTAGTGCATGTTTTCGGTGGTCCTAACTCACTAATCATTTATCATGTTTGTAACAGGTTTCATCAGCAGGATATGACAGGCAGTCTGTTGCAGATCATGCGAATAATCTTGCCTCTAAAATTCGTAGCAACCTGACTAATTCGATGAAAGCTTTGGGTGTGGATATATTGACTGGTTTTGGAACCATTGTGGTAGGTCATCTATACCTTCTCTTTTTTGTCTTGAAAGCAGACAATTTATTATCATGGGTGTCACATATTTTGCAAGAATGAGGATTGACATATCGTAACTGTGTACAAACATCACTTCCGCTTGCAATTCTTAGCGTTTGATTGATCATTCTTGACTGAAGTAACGGAATTTACCCTGCGACGTAAAAGCAGGTGCCTCCCTAATTGTCAATGGACTCTTTAACACCATTTACCATTAGGACTAAGGCTAGTCAATATTCCTGCATATACATAAGAAGGATTCAATTGTTAATTCTTTCCTAGTTATCATATTCATTGAAAAGACTAGTGTTAGAGTAAATGTATGTACTGTAATGAGTTCTAACTGTATTGTGCATGGTTAGCATGCGTTGCATATTATAGTTACAGGAATTAAAATTTGCCCATTTTCTGATGTGTGCAGGGCAAGCAAAAAGTGAGATACGGAAAAGTTGGTTTTCCAGACAATGAAATCACGGCTAGAAATATCATTATTGCAACGGGGTCTGTTCCTTTTGTCCCCAAGGGCATTGAAATAGATGGTAATTACTGTTCATTTCTGCAGTTTTGTACCTCCCAACATATTTAGCCTACTGAAGTAAAAAGAAAGATTTATCATCAAGGCATGCCTGAAgtaattgatattttatatattgtttggcatAGCTCCGGCCTAGGTATTTTGTAGTTGGGAGCTAGAGTTGTGCCAAACAGACCCTTATTTGTGATGTTAGTTTTGGCAACTCCCTTCGTGGAGAGGTAGTATTTGTTAAGTGACTTGAGGTATATGCCCCTCCATGTATAGTAGAAAACCTCAATACACAATTAATGTAGGGACCGTCCATGATTAGAATATGTGGTGTGAATGATGGGTAGCAATTTATGGTCATCTATAGTAATATTTAGCAGTTTTGGAAATGATTCCACCATGGAGTACATAATTTCTTTTGCCGCTAGATTGTAATTTTTAAGGGGTGTTGCGTATTGTGGTACCTCTGTaatttatatatcattttctGTCCATATATTAAAAGAGGAAACTACTTAACATACAGGAGCTACAAATGTAATTAACTACAACAATTATGTAATTCACGTGTATAGTTCCTTTTCTAATACCatttacaattatttttggGAGAAACATGTGTTACATATGCACATTGAAAGTTTTTACAGAGTTTGCTGAATGATTTTATGCAGGTAAAACTGTATTTACTAGTGATCATGCACTAAAACTTGAGACAGTTCCAGACTGGATTGCTATTGTTGGAAGTGGTTACATTGGACTTGAATTCAGTGATGTATACACAGCTCTGGGAAGTGAGGTACATGAACTGTTCCTAGGATGCATCATTACCTAACACATTCACAGAAAGACATGTTTCGGCTGTGCATAATTGTTCTGCAGGTGTCTTTTATTCACTTGATTATTAAATAGACATGTTTTGCATGCATTGTTGTAAATACATGTTAAACAGATGAATAGTCATTGACTAGTGATTAGTCTTAATGCGGAAGATGGTATGGAACGGAAGAAACAACTATGTAATCCTAATAGCCTATATAGCAATGGAATTTTTCCTTGGAATTCTCTCTATCCTGGATATGCTACTGGAATTTCCCTGTCCCGAAAATGGCATTGGAATTTCCCTTCTTCTTATATGCCACTCCAGTCATGCCTATTTGTGCTATCCTTATtgttttttcctataaatGATGATCCTACCtcttctctctgttttctAGTTctgagaaagaagggaaaccTCGACCTCCAATTTTCCCTGCAAGTTCTCATCACTATAAGGCTAGACCTGTAGGACGTGCATCAGAGAGTGTGCATGATGGTGAAGGGAATGCCATCGAGTGGCAAGAAAATTAAATGGGATGGTACACAGGCCATTGTGTGGCAGCAGATGGCCTTTGCAGGGTGGCTCAGCGAGCAACTAGCATTAGATCTTATCCGTCCCATGCTTGTTGTCCTTATCCAAGCAGAGTTACAAGGTGCAAAAGGATGCATATGCTAGTTGCTAGCTCTGATGACACTCCTTACCAGCTGCttaaccaataaaaaataatctcatTTAAATTAATACAACTATCTTAAGGGTTTTAACCCTTATCCAAGGAGTGAGTACCGCAAAAGGATGCTTGTGGTAATTGCTAGCTCTGACAACATGCTTTAGCAGCTGCATAACCAATGGAAAATTGATCTTAACTAACGATATATATCCAAGATCTGCAAAATAGTGGCTCCACAAGTGTTGTTTTTTCATGCGGCGCATAAAAGAGATCCAAAAAGCTGGCATAATGGAAAAGATGGAATTTTTTACCTCCCTCTTGCAACAAATATATTCAAGGATAGAACTATCATTTCATCATTATTTAACAACTTGATTGACACTAGTTGATCACCAATGGCATATTCAGCCATGGGCTTAAAAAGTGATGCTGTTAAGAATTCAAGATGATACATATTACAGGAAGTCAGGAACTATTATGCTGAGCTTTTACAAACTCATGAATATTTTTAGCACAGGCATAATTGGCTCTATGATGTCTAAACACATCCTGTTGTAAATGCCTGTTAAGGCTGGCTAATAGCTTAATTATATTATCAGTATAATACATCCAAAGTGAATTTAACACCTTGAACAATTTGTTGGATTTTGTCCCAATGCAGTTATCAGCGAagtgtatttttctttcattaaCTAGAGTCATTGATGTTCTTTATAGATGATAAACTATGCAAACCTTTCTTATAATGTATTAACACTTCTATGTTGACAATGACATAAAACTTATGTATTAgttattacatatttataatcttAATACATATGTTGAAATTCTGGTTAGTCATTGGCACGATAATAAGTCTGGTGACATGTCTTTTGTTAAATACATAACTTTTTTACTACACTGCTGTATGATTGAAGTCTGTTTCATTAGATGATATTTCACCTGCATTTACCTAAATTTCACTTGGACAGGTTACTTTTGTTGAAGCTCTTGATCAATTAATGCCTGGTTTTGATCCTGAGATTGCCAAGTTGGCACAGAGGATTCTTATCAATCCTCGTAAAATTGACTATCATACCGGTGTCTTTGCAAGCAAGGTTTGCCTTTAGATTCAATTCAAACTTTCTacataatatgaaatattttcacATTATTATAACCTTGGAACATCTATATCTCTAGATTACCCCAGCAAAGGATGGCAAACCCGTGTTGATTGAGTTAATTGATGCTAAAACAAAGGAACACAAGGAAACACTTGAGGTAATTTATGGGATAATCTTCCTTTCCCCTTATTTTTTACTGTAGATTATTTATGCTCTTCTTGTTAAAAGAAAGTTAAGACTTGACTTTCCAGGATTCACAAGCTTTGACAATTTGTAAGAATGTTGTCTTGAACTGAATGAAGTGAATGAACTATTGAAAAGTTGCTATGTATTACACACTGTTGTCAAATGCATCATTGTCAGCCTGCCAGTGTAGATCAAGCTGTTATACCAGAAGTCCAGAACTGCTGGTGATGAATTATGGTGCTTGTAGTCCAAAACATTTCAGATATTTCCGTGAATGCATAAGCATTCTTTTCTAGTAACTTTGATGGTTTCAAGTGTCATATTTCGAGAGTTACATTTAATGTAGAATGCTGGATAGGAACACCAGAATCATTCTTAACTAACTTTTTTCAGTATCTCTTATATGCAACAATCATTATTTAACTCATGGATGCCATTTTTTTACATTACTCATCAATTTCATCTCAAAAAGTGGGATATTGTGTTTCCAGGTGGATGCAGCTCTCATAGCTACCGGAAGGGCACCATACACCAAAGGGCTTGGCTTGGAAAATGTTagcacatcaaatgtttgctTCCGACTATGAAAATTGTTATAGTTACATATGAAATACCATTTATTTTCAGGTGAATGTTGTTACACAACGTGGTTTTGTACCTGTTGATGAGCGGATGCAAGTTACGGACGCAGATGGCAATGCGGTACGCTAAGTTATATGCTACCTCCATTCGTTTTGACTTGCCATTTTAGACCTTGGCCCAACTACCAATCCACACCTTTAACTAAATCTTCCTAATTATGTgttgatattaattaataa
This is a stretch of genomic DNA from Oryza brachyantha chromosome 1, ObraRS2, whole genome shotgun sequence. It encodes these proteins:
- the LOC102712318 gene encoding dihydrolipoyl dehydrogenase 1, chloroplastic, which produces MYSTAISLSAAAAAAVAGGGATRPGAIRPAELRFCGLRREALGIRSLRAPPQAAARRKAAAAATGNGAAGSGGFDYDLVIIGAGVGGHGAALHAVEKGLKTAIIEGDVVGGTCVNRGCVPSKALLAVSGRMRELQDEHHMKSLGLQVSSAGYDRQSVADHANNLASKIRSNLTNSMKALGVDILTGFGTIVGKQKVRYGKVGFPDNEITARNIIIATGSVPFVPKGIEIDGKTVFTSDHALKLETVPDWIAIVGSGYIGLEFSDVYTALGSEVTFVEALDQLMPGFDPEIAKLAQRILINPRKIDYHTGVFASKITPAKDGKPVLIELIDAKTKEHKETLEVDAALIATGRAPYTKGLGLENVNVVTQRGFVPVDERMQVTDADGNAVPNLYCIGDANGKLMLAHAASAQGISVVEQISGKDHILNHLSIPAACFTHPEISMVGLTEPQAREKGDKEGFEISVVKTSFKANTKALAENEGDGLAKMIYRPDTGEILGVHILGLHAADLIHEASNAIALGTRVQDIKFAVHAHPTLSEVLDELFKAAKVNSGVSHSVNEPVAA